The following proteins are encoded in a genomic region of Burkholderia diffusa:
- a CDS encoding ATP-dependent Clp protease ATP-binding subunit → MPALCDICRARPAVARATVMQDGERKTISICDYHFRQLMRHQSMLNPFDSLLGGGASSLFGEPGHEPPLAAEIPRESVDPTDAFSEQTLELLQRAAEKAHELRRGELDTEHLLYALADTDVCAALLKELKLSPQDIKSYIDEHAHTGTASPDASLDKLSISPRVKKAVQYAFQASRDLGHSYIGPEHLLIGLASVPDSIAGALLKKYGVTPEALRQKVVKVVGKGAEDGRVDTPTGTPNLDKFGRDLTAIARQGKLDPVLGRAQEIESTIEVLARRKKNNPVLIGEPGVGKTAIVEGLAQRIVNGDVPEVLRGKRLVEVNINSMVAGAKYRGEFEERAKQLIDEVTAKHDELILFIDELHTIVGAGQGGGEGGLDIANVLKPALARGELSLIGATTLNEYQKHIEKDAALERRFQPVFVPEPSVEQTIVILRGLRDSLEAHHQVTFADDAFVAAAEFADRYITARFLPDKAIDLIDQAAARVRIGATSRPVDIQEGEAQIAQLKREQDYATSRKRFDEAKQFEEQINEKQKSLDERMEAWQRKTGSETLEVTVESVAEVVSRLTGIPVSELTQEERQKLLKMEEQLRERVVGQNDAVVAVSDAVRLSRAGLGQTHRPIATFLFLGPTGVGKTELAKALAETVFGDEQAIIRIDMSEYMERHAVARLIGAPPGYVGYDEGGQLTERVRRRPYSVILLDEIEKAHPDVYNVLLQVFDDGRLTDGKGRVVDFSNTIIIATSNLGAAIIMDNLTQPEAARKTDKAIREQLMQVLKGHFRPEFLNRIDEVIVFHALSKENIRSIVQIQLDRVVRTAAAQDITLAMSESVVEHLTEAGYQPEFGARELKRQVRQMIETKLAKEILADKLQSGDRVEVDYDKAGDEVKFNKLAPPESSDAKQDADGKAKPNGKAAKAAPEAKDHEANADTPPPVAKTSGKKSSGAKKDAH, encoded by the coding sequence ATGCCCGCACTTTGCGATATCTGTCGCGCCCGGCCGGCCGTCGCGCGCGCCACCGTGATGCAGGACGGCGAGCGCAAGACGATCTCGATCTGCGACTATCACTTCCGTCAGCTGATGCGCCATCAGAGCATGCTGAACCCGTTCGATTCGCTGCTGGGCGGTGGCGCGTCGTCGCTGTTCGGCGAGCCCGGCCACGAGCCGCCGCTTGCCGCCGAGATTCCGCGCGAATCGGTCGACCCGACCGATGCTTTCAGCGAACAAACGCTCGAACTGCTGCAGCGCGCAGCGGAGAAGGCTCACGAGCTGCGCCGTGGCGAACTCGACACCGAACACCTGCTTTACGCGCTCGCGGACACCGACGTGTGCGCCGCGCTGCTGAAGGAACTGAAGCTGTCGCCGCAGGACATCAAGTCGTATATCGACGAACATGCTCACACCGGCACCGCGTCACCCGATGCGTCGCTCGACAAGCTGTCGATCTCGCCGCGCGTGAAGAAGGCGGTGCAATACGCATTCCAGGCGTCGCGCGATCTCGGTCATTCGTACATCGGCCCCGAGCATCTGCTCATCGGTCTCGCGTCGGTGCCCGACAGCATCGCCGGCGCGCTGCTGAAGAAATACGGCGTGACGCCTGAAGCGCTGCGCCAGAAGGTCGTGAAGGTCGTCGGCAAGGGCGCGGAAGATGGCCGCGTCGACACGCCGACCGGCACGCCGAATCTCGACAAGTTCGGCCGCGACCTGACCGCGATCGCACGCCAGGGCAAGCTCGACCCGGTGCTTGGCCGCGCGCAGGAAATCGAGAGCACGATCGAGGTGCTCGCGCGCCGCAAGAAGAACAACCCGGTGCTGATCGGCGAACCCGGTGTCGGCAAGACCGCGATCGTCGAAGGCCTCGCGCAGCGGATCGTGAACGGTGACGTGCCCGAAGTGCTGCGCGGCAAGCGGCTCGTCGAAGTCAACATCAACTCGATGGTGGCCGGTGCGAAGTATCGCGGCGAATTCGAGGAGCGTGCGAAGCAGCTGATCGACGAAGTGACTGCGAAGCATGACGAACTGATCCTGTTCATCGACGAGCTGCATACGATCGTCGGCGCGGGTCAGGGCGGCGGCGAAGGCGGGCTCGACATCGCGAACGTGCTGAAGCCCGCGCTCGCGCGCGGCGAGCTGAGCCTGATCGGCGCGACCACGCTGAACGAATACCAGAAGCACATCGAGAAGGACGCGGCGCTCGAACGGCGCTTCCAGCCGGTGTTCGTTCCGGAGCCGAGCGTCGAGCAGACGATCGTGATCCTGCGCGGACTGCGCGACAGCCTCGAGGCGCACCACCAGGTCACGTTCGCCGACGACGCGTTCGTCGCAGCCGCCGAATTCGCCGACCGCTACATCACGGCGCGCTTCCTCCCCGACAAGGCGATCGACCTGATCGACCAGGCCGCCGCGCGCGTGCGGATCGGCGCGACGTCGCGCCCCGTCGACATCCAGGAAGGCGAGGCGCAGATTGCTCAACTGAAGCGCGAGCAGGATTATGCGACATCGCGCAAGCGCTTCGACGAAGCGAAGCAGTTCGAGGAACAGATCAACGAAAAGCAGAAATCGCTCGACGAAAGGATGGAAGCGTGGCAGCGCAAGACCGGCTCCGAAACGCTCGAAGTGACTGTCGAATCGGTCGCCGAAGTCGTGTCGCGTCTGACCGGCATTCCGGTGTCCGAGCTCACGCAGGAAGAACGCCAGAAGCTGCTGAAGATGGAAGAGCAACTGCGCGAGCGCGTGGTCGGCCAGAACGACGCGGTGGTCGCCGTCAGCGACGCGGTGCGGCTCTCGCGCGCCGGACTCGGGCAGACGCACCGACCGATCGCCACGTTCCTGTTCCTCGGGCCGACGGGCGTCGGCAAGACCGAGCTCGCGAAGGCGCTGGCCGAGACCGTGTTCGGCGACGAGCAGGCGATCATCCGCATCGACATGTCCGAGTATATGGAGCGGCACGCGGTCGCGCGGTTGATCGGCGCGCCGCCCGGCTATGTCGGCTACGACGAGGGCGGCCAGCTCACCGAGCGCGTGCGGCGCCGGCCATACAGCGTGATCCTGCTCGACGAGATCGAGAAGGCTCATCCGGACGTCTATAACGTGCTGCTGCAGGTGTTCGACGATGGCCGCCTGACCGACGGCAAGGGCCGCGTGGTCGACTTCAGCAACACGATCATCATCGCGACGAGCAACCTCGGCGCCGCGATCATCATGGACAACCTCACGCAGCCGGAAGCCGCGCGCAAGACCGACAAGGCGATCCGCGAGCAGCTGATGCAGGTGCTGAAGGGGCATTTCCGGCCCGAGTTCCTGAACCGGATCGACGAGGTGATCGTGTTCCACGCGTTGTCGAAGGAGAACATCCGCTCGATCGTGCAGATCCAGCTCGACCGGGTGGTACGCACCGCCGCCGCGCAGGACATCACGCTCGCGATGAGCGAGTCGGTCGTCGAGCACCTGACCGAAGCCGGCTACCAGCCGGAATTCGGCGCACGCGAACTGAAACGCCAGGTTCGACAGATGATCGAGACGAAGCTCGCGAAGGAAATCCTCGCGGACAAGCTGCAGTCCGGCGATCGGGTCGAGGTCGATTACGACAAGGCCGGCGACGAAGTGAAGTTCAACAAGCTGGCACCGCCCGAATCATCGGACGCGAAGCAGGACGCCGACGGCAAGGCCAAACCGAACGGCAAGGCCGCGAAGGCAGCGCCCGAAGCAAAGGATCACGAAGCGAACGCCGATACGCCGCCGCCGGTCGCGAAGACATCCGGCAAGAAGTCGTCCGGTGCGAAGAAGGACGCGCACTGA
- a CDS encoding zinc-dependent alcohol dehydrogenase, translating to MKAVVFHGIGDIRIDTVPDPEVADVTDAVVRLTASAICGTDLHMVRGTLGGMKPGTILGHEGVGIVETVGRDVRNLKRGDRVLIPSTIACGSCVYCRAGYTAQCDVANPGGPRAGTAFYGGPADTGPFDGLQAEYARTPLANASLIRLPDAIDDDRAILMSDIFPTGYFGAQLAEVKPGDTVAVFGAGPVGQFAIASAKLMGAGRVIAIDRIASRLEMACAQGAETVDFSEEDPVDTVLRLTGGIGVDRVIDAVGVDAMRATHGPAAADSDTARAFDAEVDAVAPRRRPDGRYWVPGDGPSQVLQWAVRAVAKAGTVAVIGVYPPQARVFPVGEAMNRNLTIKMGNCNHRTITPQLIELVRSGAFDPASVLTRCEPLTNAIDAYRAFDVREPGWMKVKLTP from the coding sequence ATGAAAGCAGTCGTATTTCACGGCATCGGCGATATTCGCATCGATACGGTACCCGACCCGGAAGTCGCCGACGTGACGGATGCGGTCGTTCGCCTCACGGCCAGCGCGATCTGCGGCACCGACCTGCACATGGTGCGCGGCACGCTCGGCGGAATGAAGCCGGGCACGATTCTCGGCCATGAGGGCGTCGGCATCGTCGAGACGGTCGGGCGCGACGTGCGCAACCTGAAGCGCGGCGATCGCGTGCTGATTCCGTCGACGATCGCGTGCGGCAGCTGTGTGTACTGCCGCGCGGGATACACCGCGCAATGCGACGTCGCGAACCCGGGCGGGCCGCGCGCGGGCACCGCGTTCTACGGCGGCCCGGCCGACACGGGGCCGTTCGACGGACTGCAGGCCGAATACGCGCGCACGCCGCTTGCGAACGCGAGCCTGATCCGGCTGCCCGATGCGATCGACGACGACCGCGCGATCCTGATGTCCGACATTTTCCCGACCGGCTACTTCGGCGCGCAACTCGCGGAGGTGAAGCCGGGCGATACGGTGGCGGTATTCGGCGCCGGGCCGGTCGGACAGTTCGCGATCGCGAGTGCGAAGCTGATGGGCGCCGGGCGCGTGATCGCGATCGATCGCATCGCGTCGCGGCTGGAGATGGCGTGCGCGCAAGGCGCCGAGACCGTCGATTTCTCCGAGGAAGACCCCGTCGACACGGTGCTGCGGCTCACCGGCGGGATCGGCGTCGATCGCGTGATCGACGCGGTCGGCGTCGACGCGATGCGCGCAACGCACGGGCCGGCCGCCGCCGATAGCGACACGGCGCGTGCGTTCGATGCGGAAGTCGACGCCGTCGCACCGCGCCGCAGGCCGGACGGCCGCTACTGGGTACCGGGCGACGGACCGTCGCAGGTGCTGCAATGGGCTGTGCGCGCGGTCGCGAAGGCCGGCACGGTCGCGGTGATCGGCGTGTATCCGCCACAGGCGCGCGTGTTTCCGGTCGGCGAGGCGATGAACCGGAACCTGACGATCAAGATGGGCAACTGCAATCACCGGACCATCACGCCGCAGCTGATCGAGCTCGTGCGCAGCGGTGCGTTCGACCCGGCGTCCGTGCTGACACGCTGCGAGCCGCTGACGAACGCGATCGACGCGTATCGCGCGTTCGACGTGCGCGAGCCGGGCTGGATGAAGGTGAAGCTGACGCCATGA
- a CDS encoding four-helix bundle copper-binding protein: protein MNEINDRYDNCMAACDACAHACDACIAGCLAEPEVQTLAGCIALDIECGQLCRLASAAMARGSVLAPRICALCSHACELCAAECLQHAHDHCRRCALACDTCAAMCRAMS from the coding sequence ATGAACGAGATCAACGATCGCTACGACAACTGCATGGCTGCCTGCGATGCGTGCGCGCATGCATGCGACGCGTGTATCGCGGGGTGCCTGGCGGAACCCGAAGTGCAGACCCTGGCCGGCTGCATCGCGCTGGACATCGAGTGCGGGCAGCTTTGCCGCCTTGCATCGGCAGCAATGGCTCGCGGCAGTGTGCTCGCGCCCCGGATATGCGCGCTGTGCTCGCATGCGTGCGAGCTCTGCGCGGCGGAGTGCCTGCAGCACGCGCACGACCATTGCCGCCGCTGTGCGCTGGCATGCGATACCTGCGCCGCGATGTGCCGCGCGATGTCCTGA
- a CDS encoding phosphate-starvation-inducible protein PsiE, with amino-acid sequence MNTSTVSADTAADRIRRRFGHFLHAAELAGLIVIGLATAFAMTQEAWKVVLAGEVSLTDLLLMFLYLEVLAMDVRYLRLGRLPVRFPLFIAMTSLARDLILRGATDSPERMLMTTFGIVLLAVGVLILSFGQHRFPAEVDDVEEDAHARR; translated from the coding sequence TTGAATACGTCCACTGTTTCCGCCGATACGGCCGCCGATCGCATCCGCCGCCGCTTCGGACACTTCCTCCATGCGGCCGAGCTGGCCGGGCTGATCGTGATCGGACTCGCGACCGCATTCGCGATGACGCAGGAAGCGTGGAAGGTCGTGCTCGCTGGCGAGGTGTCGCTGACCGACTTGCTGCTGATGTTCCTGTATCTCGAAGTGCTCGCGATGGACGTGCGTTACCTTCGGCTCGGCCGGCTGCCGGTGCGCTTTCCGCTGTTCATCGCGATGACGTCGCTTGCGCGCGACCTGATCCTGCGCGGCGCCACCGACAGCCCCGAGCGAATGCTGATGACCACGTTCGGGATCGTGCTGCTCGCGGTGGGCGTACTGATCCTCAGCTTCGGTCAGCATCGTTTTCCGGCGGAAGTCGACGATGTCGAGGAGGACGCGCACGCGCGTCGGTAA
- a CDS encoding ATP-binding protein, which produces MKKDDAISNPPPPLGPDDARDLLHRFAEFRFETVVGAISDYAVFMLDAHGNVATWNAGAERIKGYRTADIVGHHFSRFYPPDAIAAGRPAFGLREAVAHGRFQDEGWRVRKDGSLFWANVTITAVRDHAGQLAGFIKIVRDMTERKRLAELEVSTHRLSVFIAMLAHELRNHLAPLRHSVGVLQSLPDPAPALAQCRDAVHRQVGQLTRLVDDLLDVGRITAGKVELDDARVTVRDLVCRGVEGIQPKLAARAQYIRVDLPADPLVVRGDAARLVQVLHNLLDNASKFSPQGGRIDVSAHTEGSIVAIRVTDHGVGIAPGSLESIFDLFDQEGVPGRRPSDGFGLGLAICRSFVELHGGMIAAESAGPGHGATFTVRLPVEHAAHPPPDDAPAPRAAESPAGAPLRILIVDDNRDSADTLAVLLQVKGHAPHVAYNANDALALAGDVVPHLMLIDLSMPDVDGFTLLRELRTMDVLAGATCVALSGHASPADFARSASEGFDDHLVKPVEMPVLDALLQRVARQVHDTR; this is translated from the coding sequence ATGAAGAAAGACGACGCCATTTCCAACCCGCCCCCGCCTCTCGGCCCCGACGATGCGCGCGATCTGCTGCACCGCTTCGCCGAGTTTCGCTTCGAGACCGTCGTCGGTGCGATCAGCGACTACGCGGTGTTCATGCTGGATGCGCACGGCAACGTCGCGACGTGGAACGCGGGCGCCGAGCGCATCAAGGGCTATCGCACGGCCGACATCGTCGGCCATCATTTCTCCCGTTTCTATCCGCCCGACGCGATCGCGGCCGGGCGGCCGGCATTCGGGCTCAGGGAAGCCGTCGCGCACGGCCGCTTCCAGGACGAAGGTTGGCGCGTGCGCAAGGATGGTTCGCTGTTCTGGGCCAACGTCACGATCACTGCCGTGCGCGACCATGCGGGCCAGCTCGCCGGCTTCATCAAGATCGTGCGCGACATGACCGAGCGCAAGCGGCTCGCGGAGCTCGAAGTGTCGACGCATCGGCTCAGCGTGTTCATCGCGATGCTCGCGCACGAGTTGCGCAACCACCTCGCGCCGCTGCGCCATTCGGTCGGCGTGCTGCAGAGCCTGCCCGATCCGGCGCCCGCGCTCGCGCAATGCCGCGACGCGGTGCATCGCCAGGTCGGACAACTGACGCGGCTGGTCGACGATCTGCTCGACGTCGGGCGCATCACCGCCGGCAAGGTCGAACTCGACGATGCGCGCGTGACGGTGCGCGACCTCGTCTGCCGTGGCGTGGAAGGCATTCAGCCGAAGCTGGCCGCGCGCGCGCAGTACATCCGCGTCGACCTGCCGGCCGATCCGCTGGTCGTGCGCGGCGACGCCGCGCGCCTCGTGCAGGTGCTGCACAACCTCCTCGACAACGCGTCGAAATTCTCGCCGCAGGGCGGACGCATCGACGTCAGCGCGCACACCGAAGGGTCGATCGTCGCGATCCGCGTCACCGATCACGGCGTCGGCATCGCGCCGGGCTCGCTCGAATCGATCTTCGACCTGTTCGACCAGGAAGGTGTGCCGGGGCGGCGCCCGTCGGACGGCTTCGGGCTCGGCCTCGCGATCTGCCGGTCGTTCGTCGAACTGCACGGCGGGATGATCGCCGCTGAAAGCGCCGGTCCCGGTCATGGCGCGACCTTCACGGTGCGGCTGCCGGTCGAGCATGCGGCACACCCGCCGCCCGACGATGCGCCCGCGCCACGCGCCGCCGAATCGCCGGCCGGTGCGCCGCTGCGTATCCTCATCGTCGACGACAACCGCGACTCCGCCGACACGCTCGCCGTGCTGCTGCAGGTGAAGGGCCACGCGCCGCACGTCGCGTACAACGCGAACGACGCGCTGGCGCTCGCGGGCGACGTCGTTCCGCACCTGATGCTCATCGACCTGTCGATGCCGGACGTCGACGGCTTCACGTTGCTGCGCGAATTGCGCACGATGGACGTACTGGCCGGCGCGACCTGCGTCGCGTTGTCCGGCCATGCGAGCCCGGCGGACTTCGCGCGCAGCGCGAGCGAGGGTTTCGACGATCACCTCGTGAAACCCGTCGAGATGCCGGTGCTCGACGCGCTGCTGCAGCGCGTCGCCCGCCAGGTTCACGACACGCGCTGA
- a CDS encoding chemotaxis protein has protein sequence MNSTLNPDNEPAGPDDDNARRGRDGRALGPSDSSDSGSDTAGARRHPFDVDSPLDEHALERGDAALDSDTDRAGTGERASADGDSGLEEGTDIEPDRTERLSEPGSTSDPDAPPEPGTGDV, from the coding sequence ATGAACAGCACACTGAACCCCGACAACGAACCGGCCGGCCCGGACGACGACAACGCGCGGCGCGGTCGCGACGGCCGCGCGCTGGGGCCGAGCGACTCGTCCGACAGCGGCAGCGACACGGCGGGCGCGCGGCGCCATCCGTTCGACGTCGATTCGCCGCTCGACGAGCACGCGCTGGAACGCGGCGACGCCGCCCTGGATAGCGATACGGACCGCGCGGGCACCGGCGAGCGCGCGTCCGCGGACGGCGATTCGGGGCTCGAGGAAGGCACCGACATCGAGCCGGATCGCACGGAACGGCTGAGTGAGCCCGGCAGCACTAGCGACCCGGATGCGCCGCCGGAACCCGGCACCGGCGACGTATAG
- a CDS encoding FAD-dependent oxidoreductase, with translation MSASDASSSRPDLAQGISLDDIADGAMIEGRVGDAAVLLVRRADALFAVGAQCPHYGAPLAHGLLVGDTIRCPWHHAAFCLRTGELLRAPALDGLTCWHVERRDGRAVVLGTQPAASPPVSNSAGLPESVVIVGGGAAAIAAAVTLRQEGYPHAITLLSADSEPPYDRPNLSKDYLAGTAEADWLPLRAASFYTDQRIDVRCGTRVARIDPAQHAVELADGSRVGYGALLLATGAEPNRLTVPGADLPHVCVLRSRADCDALIGKLKTARRCVVVGASFIGLEAAAALRTRGLDVAVVAPDARPMARVLGDALGDTIRALHESHGVAFHLGTTLTQIAPDHVTLSNGDVLPADVVLVGIGVHPNVALAHDAGLAVDRGVMVDRFLQTSAPDIYAAGDIARWPDPLTGERIRVEHWVVAERQGIAAARNMLGQQQPFEAVPFFWSQHYDLTVRYVGHAEQWDRVEIDGDLRAHDGSVTYWRGNTRLAVATVGRDLDCLHAEAALEQQGATRA, from the coding sequence ATGTCCGCAAGCGACGCATCGTCTTCACGCCCCGATCTTGCGCAGGGCATTTCACTCGATGACATCGCCGACGGCGCGATGATCGAGGGCCGGGTCGGCGACGCCGCCGTGCTGCTGGTGCGCCGCGCCGATGCACTGTTCGCCGTGGGCGCGCAATGCCCGCACTACGGCGCACCGCTGGCCCACGGGCTGCTGGTCGGTGACACGATTCGCTGTCCGTGGCATCACGCGGCGTTCTGCTTGCGCACCGGCGAATTGCTGCGTGCGCCGGCGCTCGACGGCCTGACGTGCTGGCACGTCGAACGTCGCGACGGCCGTGCGGTCGTGCTCGGCACGCAGCCTGCCGCGTCGCCGCCCGTGTCGAACTCGGCCGGATTGCCCGAATCGGTGGTGATCGTCGGTGGTGGCGCGGCCGCGATCGCGGCGGCCGTGACGCTGCGGCAGGAAGGCTACCCGCACGCGATCACGCTGCTGAGCGCGGACAGCGAGCCGCCATACGATCGACCGAATCTGTCGAAGGACTATCTGGCCGGCACGGCCGAAGCCGACTGGCTGCCGCTGCGCGCAGCGTCGTTCTACACCGACCAGCGCATCGACGTGCGCTGCGGCACGCGCGTCGCGCGGATCGATCCCGCTCAACACGCGGTCGAGCTCGCGGACGGCAGCCGTGTTGGCTACGGTGCGCTGCTGCTCGCGACCGGCGCCGAGCCGAATCGTCTGACCGTACCGGGCGCTGATCTTCCGCACGTATGCGTGCTGCGCTCGCGCGCCGATTGCGATGCGCTGATCGGCAAGCTGAAGACCGCGCGGCGCTGCGTCGTGGTCGGCGCGAGCTTCATCGGCCTCGAAGCGGCCGCCGCACTGCGCACGCGCGGGCTCGACGTAGCGGTGGTCGCGCCCGATGCGCGGCCGATGGCGCGCGTGCTCGGCGACGCGCTCGGCGATACGATCCGCGCGCTGCACGAGTCGCATGGCGTGGCGTTCCATCTCGGCACGACGCTCACGCAGATCGCGCCGGATCACGTCACGCTTTCGAACGGCGACGTGCTGCCGGCGGACGTCGTGCTGGTTGGCATCGGCGTGCATCCGAACGTCGCGCTGGCCCACGACGCCGGGCTGGCCGTCGATCGCGGCGTGATGGTCGACCGTTTTCTGCAGACGAGCGCGCCGGACATCTACGCGGCCGGCGACATCGCGCGCTGGCCCGATCCGCTGACGGGCGAGCGCATTCGCGTCGAGCACTGGGTCGTGGCGGAGCGACAGGGGATCGCAGCGGCGCGCAACATGCTTGGCCAGCAGCAGCCGTTCGAAGCGGTGCCATTCTTCTGGAGCCAGCACTACGACCTGACGGTGCGCTATGTCGGGCACGCGGAGCAATGGGACCGCGTGGAAATCGACGGCGACCTGCGCGCGCATGACGGTTCGGTGACGTACTGGCGCGGCAACACACGGCTCGCGGTCGCGACGGTCGGCCGCGATCTCGACTGCCTGCACGCGGAAGCGGCGCTCGAGCAGCAGGGCGCGACGCGCGCGTGA
- a CDS encoding Dyp-type peroxidase: MTDRQAAMQTLPPLSQAVHSPITRSAIFLVATINPGADRADTIRAWCGDIAALVRSVGKRVPGGNLSCVCGFGADAWDALFGDPRPASLHPFREFGAGQRVAVATPGDILLHIRAEGMDLCFELATQLLGALGDAVTVVDEVHGFRNFDQRAMIGFVDGTENPEGREAVDFTVIGDEDPAFAGGSYVIVQKYLHDMAGWNALAVETQERIIGRTKLSDIELAPDVKPSCSHSSLTTLDEDGKEVKILRDNMPFGRPGSNEFGTYFIGYARSPAPIEQMLENMFVGRPPGNYDRLLDYSRAVTGSLFFVPSADLLEALADRAAPAAGAATAAAQPATASPESRRDGSLNIGSLKGAKAHE; this comes from the coding sequence ATGACTGACCGGCAGGCCGCGATGCAAACCCTTCCGCCGCTCTCCCAGGCCGTTCACAGTCCGATCACGCGCAGCGCGATCTTCCTCGTCGCAACCATCAACCCGGGCGCCGACCGCGCCGACACGATCCGCGCGTGGTGCGGCGACATCGCCGCGCTCGTGCGCTCGGTCGGCAAGCGCGTGCCGGGCGGCAACCTGTCCTGCGTGTGCGGCTTCGGCGCCGACGCATGGGATGCGCTGTTCGGTGACCCGCGCCCCGCGTCGCTGCATCCGTTCCGCGAATTCGGCGCCGGCCAGCGTGTCGCGGTCGCGACGCCGGGCGACATCCTGCTGCACATCCGCGCCGAGGGAATGGACCTGTGCTTCGAACTCGCGACTCAATTGCTTGGCGCGCTGGGCGACGCGGTCACGGTCGTCGATGAAGTGCACGGCTTCCGCAACTTCGACCAGCGCGCGATGATCGGCTTCGTCGACGGCACCGAGAACCCGGAAGGCCGCGAGGCAGTCGACTTCACGGTGATCGGCGACGAGGATCCGGCATTCGCGGGCGGCAGCTACGTGATCGTGCAGAAGTACCTGCACGACATGGCCGGCTGGAACGCGCTCGCGGTCGAGACGCAGGAGCGCATCATCGGGCGCACCAAGCTGTCCGACATCGAGCTCGCGCCGGACGTGAAACCGTCGTGCTCGCACAGCTCGCTGACCACGCTCGACGAAGACGGCAAGGAAGTGAAGATCCTTCGCGACAACATGCCGTTCGGGCGCCCGGGGTCCAACGAATTCGGCACGTATTTCATCGGCTACGCGCGCTCGCCGGCGCCGATCGAACAGATGCTCGAGAACATGTTCGTCGGCCGCCCGCCCGGCAACTACGACCGGCTGCTCGACTACAGCCGCGCGGTCACCGGGTCGCTGTTCTTCGTGCCGTCGGCCGACCTGCTCGAAGCGCTCGCGGATCGCGCCGCACCGGCCGCCGGCGCCGCCACCGCCGCCGCGCAGCCGGCAACCGCCTCGCCCGAGTCGCGTCGTGACGGCTCGCTGAACATCGGATCGCTGAAAGGAGCCAAAGCCCATGAATAA
- a CDS encoding LysR family transcriptional regulator: MNLLEAMRIFVAVVERGGVSGAASELKLGEAQVSARLDCLERYLGCRLLVDRAGGDMACTDAGVAFRQCCRRTLSAVAQASARIDACATVSDLPIGGFPSLESIGRVDGMSIAAATPLHGSLP, encoded by the coding sequence ATGAACCTGCTGGAAGCGATGCGTATTTTCGTCGCGGTGGTCGAGCGTGGCGGGGTGTCCGGCGCGGCGTCCGAACTGAAGCTCGGCGAAGCGCAGGTGAGTGCGCGGCTCGATTGTCTCGAGCGGTATCTCGGCTGCAGATTGCTGGTGGACCGCGCGGGCGGCGACATGGCATGTACCGATGCCGGCGTCGCGTTCCGCCAGTGCTGCAGGCGGACGCTGTCCGCGGTTGCGCAGGCCAGTGCCCGGATCGATGCATGCGCAACGGTTTCGGATTTACCCATCGGCGGCTTCCCGTCGCTCGAATCCATCGGCCGTGTCGACGGAATGTCGATCGCGGCAGCGACGCCATTGCACGGGTCATTGCCTTGA
- a CDS encoding family 1 encapsulin nanocompartment shell protein, protein MNNLHRELAPISSSAWEQIEEEVARTFKRSVAGRRVIDVEGPAGPALSAVGTGHLREVAAPREQVGARLREVRTIVELTVPFELSRDAIDSVERGARDADWQPAKDAAQRLAFAEDGAIFDGYPAAGIVGIREGTSNRKLTLPADVGAYPDAISDALEALRLAGVDGPYSVVLGSDAYTALSEARDQGYPVLGHIKRIVSGEIIWAPAISGGCVLSTRGGDYELHLGEDVSIGYTSHTDKVVRLYLRETFTFLMLTSEASVAVAPQANAAT, encoded by the coding sequence ATGAATAACCTGCACCGCGAACTCGCGCCGATTTCCTCGTCCGCCTGGGAACAGATCGAGGAGGAAGTGGCGCGCACCTTCAAGCGCTCGGTGGCCGGGCGCCGCGTGATCGACGTCGAGGGCCCGGCCGGCCCCGCGCTGTCGGCCGTCGGCACCGGGCATCTGCGCGAGGTTGCCGCGCCGCGCGAGCAAGTGGGCGCACGGCTGCGCGAAGTGCGCACGATCGTCGAGCTGACGGTGCCGTTCGAATTGAGCCGCGATGCGATCGACAGCGTCGAGCGCGGTGCGCGCGACGCCGACTGGCAGCCGGCGAAGGACGCCGCGCAACGGCTCGCATTCGCGGAAGACGGCGCGATCTTCGACGGCTATCCGGCCGCGGGCATCGTCGGCATCCGCGAGGGCACGTCGAACCGCAAGCTCACGCTGCCGGCCGATGTCGGCGCGTACCCGGATGCGATCAGCGACGCGCTGGAAGCGCTGCGGCTCGCCGGGGTCGACGGCCCGTACTCGGTCGTGCTCGGCTCGGACGCCTACACGGCGCTGAGCGAAGCGCGCGACCAGGGCTACCCGGTCCTCGGCCACATCAAGCGCATCGTCAGCGGCGAGATCATCTGGGCGCCGGCGATCAGCGGCGGCTGCGTGCTGTCCACCCGTGGCGGCGACTATGAACTGCACCTCGGCGAAGACGTGTCGATCGGCTACACAAGCCACACCGACAAGGTCGTTCGCCTGTACCTGCGCGAAACGTTCACCTTCCTGATGCTGACGAGCGAGGCATCGGTGGCCGTGGCGCCGCAGGCCAACGCGGCGACCTGA